The proteins below are encoded in one region of Lactuca sativa cultivar Salinas chromosome 3, Lsat_Salinas_v11, whole genome shotgun sequence:
- the LOC128132772 gene encoding acetyl-coenzyme A carboxylase carboxyl transferase subunit beta, chloroplastic-like encodes MEQENSMKRWWFNSMLFKKEFEHRCRLSKSMGSLGPIENASESKDPNRNDTDKNIQGWGGHDNYSNVDLFFGVKDIRNFFSNDTFLVKDSNGDSYSIYFDIENHIFEIANDHPFCSELESSFYRNSSDLNNGSKSKNPDHDRYMDDTQYTWNNHINSCIDSYLQYQICIDNYIVSGNDNSSNNNSSNENSSNENSSNRYWNCSKITSSQQGLLDMN; translated from the coding sequence ATGGAGCAGGAAAACTCTATGAAAAGATGGTGGTTCAATTCGATGTTATTTAAGAAGGAGTTCGAACACAGATGTAGGCTAAGTAAATCAATGGGCAGTCTTGGTCCTATTGAAAATGCCAGTGAAAGTAAAGATCCGAATAGAAATGATACGGATAAAAACATTCAGGGTTGGGGTGGTCATGACAATTACAGTAATGTTGATCTTTTTTTTGGCGTCAAGGACATTCGTAATTTTTTCTCTAATGATACTTTTTTAGTGAAAGATAGTAATGGGGACAGTTATTCTATATATTTTGATAttgaaaatcatatttttgaGATTGCCAATGATCATCCTTTTTGTAGTGAACTAGAAAGTTCTTTTTATCGGAATTCTAGTGATCTGAATAATGGATCTAAGAGTAAGAATCCCGACCACGATCGTTACATGGATGATACTCAGTATACTTGGAATAATCACATTAATAGTTGCATTGACAGTTATCTTCAGTACCAAATCTGTATTGATAATTACATTGTAAGTGGTAATGACAATTCCAGTAACAATAATTCCAGTAACGAGAATTCCAGTAACGAGAATTCCAGTAATCGTTACTGGAATTGTTCTAAGATCACTTCCAGTCAACAAGGTCTACTCGACATGAATTAG
- the LOC128132616 gene encoding NAD(P)H-quinone oxidoreductase subunit J, chloroplastic-like — protein MQGHLSAWLVKHGLIHRSLGFDYQGIETLQIKPGDWHSIAVILYVYGYNYLRSQCAYDVAPGGLLASVYHLTRIEYGADQPEGVCIKVFAPRRDPRIPSVFWVWKSVDFQERESYDMLGISYDNHPRLKRILMPESWIGWPLRKDYIAPNFYEIQDAH, from the coding sequence ATGCAGGGTCATTTGTCTGCTTGGCTAGTTAAGCATGGGCTAATTCATAGATCTTTGGGCTTTGATTACCAAGGAATAGAGACTTTACAAATCAAACCGGGGGATTGGCATTCCATTGCTGTCAttttatatgtatatggttacaATTATCTCCGCTCCCAATGTGCCTATGATGTAGCACCAGGCGGACTATTAGCTAGTGTGTATCATCTTACTAGAATAGAGTATGGCGCGGATCAACCAGAAGGGGTATGCATAAAAGTATTTGCCCCGAGGAGGGATCCTAGAATTCCGTCTGTTTTTTGGGTTTGGAAAAGTGTGGATTTTCAAGAACGGGAATCCTATGATATGTTGGGAATCTCTTATGATAATCATCCCCGTTTGAAACGTATATTAATGCCTGAAAGTTGGATAGGATGGCCTTTACGTAAGGATTATATTGCTCCCAATTTTTATGAAATACAAGATGCTCATTGA
- the LOC128132617 gene encoding NAD(P)H-quinone oxidoreductase subunit K, chloroplastic-like has protein sequence MNSIEFPLFDRTTQNSVISTTLNDLSNWSRLSSLWPLLYGTSCCFIEFASLIGSRFDFDRYGLVPRLSPRQADLILTAGTVTMKMAPSLVRLYEQMPEPKYVIAMGACTITGGMFSTDSYSTVRGVDKLIPVDVYLPGCPPKPEAIIDAITKLRKKISREIYPDRTMSQRENRCFTTNHKFQVGHSIHTGNYDQGFLYQPTSTSEIPPETFFKYKSSVSSPELVN, from the coding sequence ATGAATTCTATTGAGTTTCCCTTATTTGATCGAACAACCCAAAATTCAGTTATTTCAACTACATTAAATGATCTTTCAAATTGGTCAAGACTCTCTAGTTTATGGCCGCTTCTCTATGGTACCAGTTGTTGCTTCATTGAATTTGCTTCACTAATAGGCTCACGATTCGACTTTGATCGTTATGGACTAGTACCAAGGTTGAGTCCTAGACAAGCGGACCTTATTTTAACAGCCGGAACAGTAACAATGAAAATGGCCCCTTCCTTAGTGAGATTATACGAGCAAATGCCTGAACCAAAATATGTTATTGCTATGGGAGCATGTACAATTACAGGGGGGATGTTCAGTACCGATTCTTATAGTACTGTTCGTGGAGTCGATAAGCTAATTCCTGTGGATGTATATTTGCCGGGCTGTCCACCTAAACCAGAAGCAATTATAGATGCTATAACAAAACTTCGTAAGAAAATATCTCGAGAAATCTATCCAGATAGAACTATGTCTCAGCGAGAGAATCGTTGTTTTACTACCAATCACAAGTTTCAGGTTGGGCATAGTATTCATACTGGAAATTATGATCAAGGATTCCTTTATCAACCGACATCTACTTCAGAGATTCCTCCTGAAACATTTTTCAAATACAAAAGTTCAGTATCTTCCCCCGAATTAGTAAATTAG